The Chelatococcus sp. HY11 genome includes a window with the following:
- a CDS encoding biotin transporter BioY yields the protein METRHLVRIALFAALLAVLGLFPAFNLPFVAGVPITMQTLGVMLAGVLLGARYGTAAVCLFIVVVLLGAPLLAGGRGGIGVLAGPTAGFLIGWIPGVAVTGWTMARLSRLPVLWAAMAASIIGGIVVVYAFGIAWLAFSAKLSLQQAALGSLLFVPGDLIKAVAAGCVAEATRRVQPSLFAREH from the coding sequence ATGGAAACGCGTCATCTCGTACGCATCGCTCTTTTCGCGGCCCTTCTCGCCGTGCTCGGCCTGTTTCCGGCTTTCAATCTCCCCTTCGTGGCTGGCGTGCCGATCACCATGCAGACGCTTGGGGTGATGCTGGCGGGCGTATTGCTCGGCGCGCGCTATGGCACCGCTGCCGTCTGCCTGTTCATCGTGGTCGTGTTGCTGGGGGCGCCTCTTCTCGCCGGGGGACGAGGCGGCATCGGCGTGCTCGCGGGGCCGACGGCAGGTTTTCTCATCGGCTGGATACCCGGCGTCGCCGTCACCGGCTGGACGATGGCGCGGCTTTCGCGCCTGCCTGTTCTCTGGGCCGCGATGGCCGCCTCCATTATCGGCGGCATCGTGGTCGTCTATGCGTTCGGCATAGCCTGGCTCGCCTTTTCGGCGAAACTCAGCCTTCAGCAGGCCGCGCTGGGCAGCCTTCTGTTCGTGCCGGGCGATCTCATCAAGGCGGTCGCGGCGGGCTGCGTTGCCGAAGCGACGCGGCGGGTCCAGCCATCCCTCTTCGCTCGCGAGCACTGA
- a CDS encoding Lrp/AsnC ligand binding domain-containing protein: protein MQTFFVQIKCKLGRTYEVASEIADREIASEIYSIAGDYDILVKFHVDADVDIGHFVAQKVQTVPGIADTRTLITFKAF, encoded by the coding sequence ATGCAGACCTTCTTCGTACAGATAAAATGCAAGCTGGGTAGAACTTACGAGGTTGCCAGCGAGATCGCCGATCGCGAGATCGCCTCGGAAATCTATTCGATCGCGGGGGACTACGACATACTTGTGAAGTTCCATGTCGACGCGGATGTGGACATCGGCCACTTCGTCGCCCAGAAGGTGCAGACCGTGCCGGGTATCGCGGATACGCGGACGCTCATCACGTTCAAGGCATTCTGA
- a CDS encoding aldo/keto reductase translates to MTSDISQEKSKQENLDRDKADPQRPGSAVAATQDAIARRHLGGTDLDVPVLGFGTAPLGDLYQRLDEDAALATIAAAVEGGIRLFDSSPLYGSGLAEHRLGTGLRRLPRDEVIVSTKVGRVMDPWRPSPAPVSSDGAKGTVKDVAAPGFAGGLPHRARFDYSYDGTLRSLEQSLLRLGTDHVEIVLVHDIDVWTHGADAIEGRVADVMKGAYPALRRLRDEGVVRAIGIGVNEADMCERFVRMADIDCVLLAGRYSLLEQPALESFLPLALERKVGVMLGGVFNSGILATGAVPGARYNYKPAPQPIMDRVAAIEAVCEAHGVPLAKAAMQFALGHPAVATLILGGVAPEEVRANIAAFATPVPTALWADLKQKGLLQSEAPVPG, encoded by the coding sequence ATGACGTCAGACATCTCGCAGGAAAAATCCAAACAAGAAAATCTCGACCGGGACAAGGCTGATCCGCAAAGGCCCGGCTCTGCAGTTGCGGCGACACAAGACGCTATCGCGAGGCGCCACCTTGGTGGGACGGATCTCGATGTCCCCGTGCTCGGCTTTGGCACCGCGCCGCTTGGGGATCTTTACCAGCGGCTCGATGAAGACGCGGCGCTGGCGACGATCGCCGCGGCTGTCGAAGGGGGGATCCGCCTGTTCGACAGCTCTCCGCTCTATGGCAGCGGCCTCGCTGAGCATCGCCTAGGCACCGGGCTGCGCCGCCTGCCGCGTGATGAGGTGATCGTCTCGACCAAGGTTGGTCGCGTGATGGACCCGTGGCGTCCGTCCCCGGCGCCTGTGTCCTCGGACGGCGCCAAGGGGACGGTCAAGGACGTGGCCGCGCCTGGTTTCGCTGGCGGCCTGCCGCATCGCGCGCGGTTCGACTATTCCTATGACGGCACGCTGCGGTCGCTCGAGCAATCCTTGCTGCGCTTGGGGACTGACCATGTCGAGATCGTCCTTGTCCACGATATCGACGTATGGACCCACGGCGCTGACGCCATCGAGGGGCGGGTCGCGGACGTGATGAAGGGGGCCTATCCGGCCTTGAGGCGGCTGCGTGACGAAGGCGTCGTGCGCGCCATCGGCATTGGCGTCAATGAGGCGGATATGTGCGAGCGCTTCGTGCGCATGGCCGATATAGACTGTGTTCTGCTGGCCGGGCGCTATTCGTTGTTGGAACAACCCGCCCTGGAGAGCTTCCTGCCCCTGGCGCTGGAGCGTAAAGTGGGCGTCATGCTGGGCGGCGTGTTCAATTCCGGTATTCTCGCCACCGGCGCGGTTCCTGGCGCACGCTATAATTACAAGCCGGCGCCGCAACCGATCATGGACCGTGTGGCGGCGATCGAGGCTGTCTGCGAGGCGCATGGCGTGCCGCTCGCCAAGGCCGCGATGCAGTTCGCGCTGGGGCATCCGGCGGTCGCGACGCTCATTCTCGGCGGCGTCGCGCCGGAGGAGGTACGCGCCAATATCGCAGCCTTCGCCACGCCCGTGCCGACCGCCCTCTGGGCTGATCTCAAGCAAAAAGGCTTGCTGCAATCCGAGGCGCCGGTGCCGGGATGA